A single Eubalaena glacialis isolate mEubGla1 chromosome 18, mEubGla1.1.hap2.+ XY, whole genome shotgun sequence DNA region contains:
- the ACTMAP gene encoding actin maturation protease isoform X2 produces MAGALLAPLSGTPLERLVQVAMERGYTAQGEMFSVTDMGRLAQEALGCQAEVLYGGLGGPNRDHVLQHLVAGHPLLIPYDEDFNHEPCQRKGHKAHWAVSAGVLLGVQGMPSLGYDEDPELPGLFHPAPGTPRQPPSLPEEGSPGAVYLLAKQGKSWHYQLWDYDLVRASNLQLTDFSPSRATDGREYVVPVGGLRAGLCGQALLLRPRDSGH; encoded by the exons ATGGCAGGCGCTCTCCTGGCGCCCCTCAGCGGCACCCCCCTGGAGAGACTGGTGCAGGTGGCCATGGAGAGAGGTTACACGGCCCAGGGGGAGATGTTCTCAG TGACTGACATGGGCAGGCTGGCCCAAGAGGCACTGGGCTGCCAGGCAGAGGTGCTCTACGGCGGCCTGGGTGGTCCCAACAGAGACCACGTCCTGCAGCACCTCGTCGCCGGACATCCCCTGCTTATCCC CTATGACGAGGACTTCAACCACGAGCCGTGTCAGAGGAAGGGCCACAAGGCCCACTGGGCAGTGAGTGCAG gggTCCTGCTGGGTGTGCAGGGTATGCCCAGCCTCGGCTACGACGAGGACCCTGAGCTGCCAGGCCTGTTCCACCCAGCACCCGGCACGCCCCGCCAGCCACCGTCCCTGCCAGAGGAAGGCTCCCCAGGAGCCGTCTACCTTCTCGCCAAGCAGGGCAAGAGCTGGCACTACCAGCTGTGGGACTACGACCTAGTCCGGGCCAGCAACCTGCAGCTGACGGACTTCTCGCCCTCTCGGGCCACCGATGGCCGGGAGTACGTGGTGCCCGTCGGCGGGCTGCGGGCCGGCCTCTGCGGCCAGGCCCTGCTCCTGCGACCACGGGACTCCGGCCACTAG